A window of Roseovarius sp. THAF27 contains these coding sequences:
- a CDS encoding lytic transglycosylase domain-containing protein, translated as MSLKLKSRFLALAVAGAATLTAAAAAHAQCGNNASGFEQWKAGFAQQAQAAGVGQRGLQALAQTSYASGTIAADRNQKSFRYSLDKFMQVRGANTIIAQGRKRKAQNPGFYNWIEQNYGVPAGVIIAIHGMETGFGGFMGDSSVVSAIVTLTYDCRRSDFFRPHAIGALKLVDRGSITINTRGAKHGELGHTQFLPGNALAYGVDGNGDGRVDFYNQADALVSTANFLRQKGWRPGAGYQQGQPNFNVIKQWNAATVYQQAIAIMAAKIDG; from the coding sequence ATGTCTTTGAAACTCAAATCCCGTTTTCTTGCGCTTGCCGTCGCCGGCGCCGCCACCTTGACCGCCGCAGCGGCGGCCCATGCCCAGTGCGGCAATAACGCCAGCGGGTTCGAACAATGGAAAGCGGGCTTCGCCCAGCAGGCCCAGGCCGCGGGCGTCGGCCAACGCGGCCTCCAGGCGCTGGCCCAGACCAGCTATGCCTCCGGCACCATCGCCGCCGACCGCAACCAGAAAAGCTTTCGCTACTCGCTCGACAAGTTCATGCAGGTGCGCGGCGCCAACACGATCATCGCGCAAGGCCGCAAGCGCAAGGCGCAGAACCCCGGCTTCTACAACTGGATCGAACAGAATTACGGCGTCCCCGCCGGCGTCATCATCGCCATCCACGGCATGGAGACCGGCTTTGGCGGCTTCATGGGCGACAGCTCGGTCGTCTCGGCCATCGTCACTCTGACCTACGATTGCCGCCGCTCGGATTTCTTCCGCCCGCACGCCATCGGCGCGCTGAAACTGGTGGATCGCGGCTCGATCACCATCAACACGCGCGGGGCCAAGCATGGCGAGCTGGGCCATACCCAGTTCCTGCCCGGCAACGCGCTCGCCTACGGCGTCGACGGCAACGGCGACGGGCGGGTGGATTTCTACAATCAGGCCGACGCGCTGGTCTCGACCGCCAACTTCCTGCGCCAGAAGGGCTGGCGTCCGGGTGCCGGCTACCAGCAGGGCCAGCCCAATTTCAACGTGATCAAGCAGTGGAACGCGGCCACCGTCTATCAACAGGCCATCGCCATCATGGCGGCCAAGATCGACGGCTGA
- the glnA gene encoding type I glutamate--ammonia ligase translates to MSAKDLLKTIKDEEVEYVDIRFTDPRGKLQHVTVIADEVDEDFLEEGFMFDGSSIAGWKSIEASDMKLMPDTTSGYIDPFYAEKTICVHCSIVEPDTGEAYERDPRGTAEKAEAYLKSSGIGDSAFMGPEAEFFLFDDVRFSNSINKVSYEVDAIDASWNTDTEYEMGNMGHRPGVKGGYFPVNPTDEAQDIRSEMLSTMKRLGMKVDKHHHEVASCQHELGLIFGTVTKQADELQKYKYVIHNVAAAYGKSATFMPKPIAGDNGTGMHVNMSIWKDGKPLFAGDKYADLSDEALWYIGGILKHAKSLNAFTNPSTNSYKRLIPGFEAPVLRAYSARNRSGCVRIPWTESPKAKRVEARFPDPSANPYLCFAALLMAGLDGIKNKIDPGEAMDKNLYDLPAEELEGIPTVCGSLREAMQELQADHDYLLAGDVFTKDQIDGYIELKMEEIEKYEHTPHPVEFGMYYSC, encoded by the coding sequence CTGCTCAAGACGATCAAGGACGAGGAGGTCGAATATGTCGACATCCGTTTCACCGACCCGCGCGGCAAGCTGCAGCACGTGACGGTCATCGCCGACGAGGTCGACGAGGATTTCCTCGAAGAAGGCTTCATGTTCGACGGCTCCTCGATCGCCGGCTGGAAATCGATCGAAGCCTCGGACATGAAACTGATGCCCGACACGACCAGCGGCTACATCGATCCCTTCTATGCCGAGAAAACCATCTGCGTGCATTGCTCGATCGTCGAACCCGACACCGGCGAAGCGTATGAGCGTGACCCGCGCGGCACCGCCGAAAAGGCCGAGGCCTACCTGAAATCCAGCGGCATCGGCGACAGCGCCTTCATGGGCCCCGAAGCGGAATTCTTTCTCTTCGACGACGTGCGCTTCTCCAACTCGATCAACAAGGTTTCCTACGAGGTCGACGCGATCGACGCCTCCTGGAACACCGACACCGAGTACGAGATGGGCAACATGGGCCACCGTCCGGGCGTCAAGGGCGGCTATTTCCCGGTGAACCCCACCGACGAGGCGCAGGACATCCGCTCGGAAATGCTCTCGACCATGAAGCGGCTGGGCATGAAGGTCGACAAGCACCACCACGAGGTGGCGTCGTGCCAGCACGAGCTTGGCCTGATCTTCGGCACCGTGACCAAACAGGCCGACGAGCTGCAGAAATACAAGTACGTCATCCACAACGTCGCCGCCGCCTACGGCAAGTCGGCCACGTTCATGCCCAAGCCCATCGCGGGCGACAACGGCACCGGCATGCACGTCAACATGTCGATCTGGAAAGACGGCAAGCCGCTCTTTGCCGGCGACAAGTACGCCGACCTGTCGGACGAGGCCCTGTGGTACATCGGCGGCATCCTGAAGCACGCCAAGTCGCTCAATGCCTTCACCAACCCGTCGACCAACAGCTACAAGCGACTGATCCCCGGCTTCGAGGCTCCCGTGCTGCGCGCCTACTCGGCCCGCAATCGCTCGGGCTGCGTCCGGATCCCGTGGACCGAGTCGCCGAAAGCCAAGCGCGTCGAGGCCCGTTTCCCCGATCCGTCGGCAAACCCCTACCTGTGTTTTGCCGCACTCCTGATGGCCGGCCTCGACGGCATCAAGAACAAGATCGACCCGGGCGAGGCGATGGACAAGAACCTCTACGACCTGCCCGCCGAAGAGCTGGAAGGCATCCCGACCGTCTGCGGCAGCCTGCGCGAAGCCATGCAGGAACTTCAGGCCGATCACGACTACCTGCTGGCCGGTGACGTGTTCACCAAGGACCAGATCGACGGCTATATCGAGCTCAAGATGGAAGAGATCGAAAAGTACGAACACACGCCGCACCCGGTGGAGTTCGGCATGTATTACAGCTGCTGA
- a CDS encoding glyoxalase superfamily protein: protein MTQTILPSRDVLKGHARKLRDTLARAGTPVSHSAALEHLAHQWGYRDWNSLSGAATPPPNRAWTLGQRVSGRYLGHAFAGTVRSATAKGPDHVELTIAFDTPVDVVESPRFSSLRRQVSCTLGPTGRTVEKTSDGQPHVVLDLP, encoded by the coding sequence ATGACACAGACCATCCTGCCGTCGCGCGACGTGCTCAAAGGGCATGCGCGCAAACTTCGTGACACTCTCGCCCGCGCCGGAACCCCGGTCAGCCACTCCGCCGCGCTGGAACACCTGGCGCATCAATGGGGCTACCGCGACTGGAACAGCCTGTCCGGGGCCGCCACGCCCCCGCCAAACCGTGCCTGGACCCTCGGCCAGCGCGTCTCGGGACGCTACCTGGGCCACGCCTTTGCCGGCACGGTCAGGTCGGCCACGGCCAAGGGGCCGGATCATGTCGAGCTGACCATCGCCTTCGACACCCCTGTCGACGTGGTCGAGTCGCCCCGGTTCAGTTCCCTGCGCCGCCAGGTGTCCTGCACCCTCGGCCCCACCGGCCGCACGGTCGAGAAAACCTCCGACGGGCAGCCTCACGTCGTGCTGGACCTGCCCTGA